In Entelurus aequoreus isolate RoL-2023_Sb linkage group LG02, RoL_Eaeq_v1.1, whole genome shotgun sequence, one genomic interval encodes:
- the cartl gene encoding cocaine- and amphetamine-regulated transcript-like translates to MESSAVLRGLLLVSLLAALSHGQTSQEMSQEDLERDRAEPATDQELVEALEVLLGKVHNGVSTEKRGSIPLCGIGDRCAMKFGPRIGKLCDCGRGANCNSYLLKCL, encoded by the exons ATGGAGAGTTCCGCTGTTCTCCGCGGGCTGCTGCTGGTCAGCCTGCTGGCAGCCCTCAGTCACGGCCAGACGTCCCAGGAGATGTCCCAGGAGGACTTGGAACGGGACAGAGCCGAACCAGCAACAGACCAAGAACTG GTCGAAGCACTGGAGGTGTTGCTGGGCAAGGTGCATAATGGTGTTTCCACGGAGAAGCGAGGCAGCATCCCGCTG TGTGGGATCGGTGACCGCTGTGCCATGAAGTTCGGACCACGAATTGGAAAGCTCTGCGACTGCGGCAGGGGAGCCAACTGCAACTCCTACCTGCTCAAGTGCCTTTAA